The Halostella limicola genome includes the window CTCCCCGAATCCCTCGTCGGTGGCGCGGTGGATCATCACGGTCACGTTCTGGGACGCGTCGATCGGGTCGTCGAGTTCGACCGCCCCCGCGAACGTCTCGCCGCCCGGTACCCGGTCGCTCGCCCCGACGACGTTCATCTCGGCGTCGTGTACCACGACCACGAAGTCCTCCTCGTAGGTCGCCCGGTCGACTCGGACGGCGGTCGTCCGTACGCCGTAGGTCTGGTCCGGCACTTCGACGGCCGTCCGGATCGGTCCGCCCTCGTCGTTCTCCCGTTCGTCGTCCTCGTCGTCGGAATCGGTCGCGCGTGTCGATGCTGGTCGCGTCGTACTGCGGTGAGTCGCCATGTGTTCTCTCTCGGAGTCGCGTTCGTGCGCGCGATACACCCCCTCTCCCGACGGCTCGGCGGAAACCGTTTGCGCCAAGGGCCACTTCGCTGATTGATACGCGAGGCGAGCACTCGCCGTCCGGAACGAGGACTCGTCGGGCGCGGTCGCGCGCCGGCCGCGACTAAACCCGCGAACCACGGGCCGGTAGTTCATTATCTTTTATAACGCCGTGGGGGCGAATCACACGACATGACCTGGCGGGAGGCCGAAGCGAACTACACTGACGAAGTCATCGAGATGACGACGCTGCCGCGGATGTTCGAGGACGCGGCGGCGCGCAACGAGCACCGTCCCGCCCAGCAGTACAAGGGCGGCGTGTACGACCGGTCGCTCGCCGGGACGGTCGTGCAGGCCGCGCCGGACGGCGAGTTCCGCGCGCTGTCGTACGCCGACGTCCGCGAGATCGTGCGCAATCTGGCCGCGGGCTTTCGCGACCTCGGCGTCGCCGCCGGCGACCGCGTCGGCCTCTACGCCGACACGCGGATGGAGTGGGCGCAGTGCGACTTCGCCCTGCTCGCGGCCGGCGCGGCCGTGACGACGGTGTACAAGGGCTCCTCCGAGTCGCAGGTGCGGTACCTGCTCGACGACCCTGACGCGACCGCCGTCGTCGTGGAGGGGGAGGAGCAACTCGACAGGGTGCTCGCCGTCGAGGACGACCTCGACCTGGAGTTCGTCGTGACGATGGACGACGTGGACAGCGACCGGGAGGACGTGTACGGCCTCGCGGAGGTCCACGAGCGCGGCGCGACGGCGTTCGACCCGGACGAGTACGAGTCGTGGCTCGACGAGCGCGACGTCGACGACCTCGCGAGCCTGATCTACACCTCCGGGACGACGGGCCAGCCGAAGGGCGTGAAGCTCACACACCGCAACTTCCGGTCGAACGTCAACCAGATCCGCAGGCGCTACGCGCCGCGCCCCGACCGTAAGGGCGGGCCGGCCATCGACGAGGAGACGAAGACGGTGTCGTTCCTACCGCTCGCGCACGTGTTCGAGCGCACGGCCGGCCACTTCCTGCAGTTCGCCAGCGGGGCCTGCATCGCGTACGCGGAGAGCCCCGACACGCTGCAGGAGGACTTCCAGGCCGTCGGGCCGACCGCCGCGACGAGCGTGCCGCGGGTGTACGAGAAGATCTACGACGCCATCCGCGAGCAGGCCAGCGAGTCCGACGCGAAACAGCGGATCTTCGAGTGGGCCACGGAGGTCGGCCGCGAGTACCAGCGGGCCGATTCCCCCGGCATCGCCCTCCGGGCGAAGAAGGCCCTCGCGGACAAGCTCGTCTTCGGCAAGGTGAAGGACGCGCTGGGGGGCAACGTCGAGTTCCTCATCAGCGGCGGCGGGAGCCTCTCGCCGGACCTCTGTGCCCTGTACCACGGCATGGGGCTGCCCATCTACGAGGGGTACGGCCTCACCGAGACCTCCCCCGTGCTGGCCGTCAACCCGCCGGACGAGCCGAAGGTCGGTACCATCGGGCCACCGGTCCACGGCGTCGAGGTCCGGATCGACGAGTCGGTCGTCCCGGAGGGGCAGTTCGACGAGGCCGACGGGCGGGTCGGCGAACTGCTCGTTCGCGGGCCGAACGTCACCGAGGGGTACTGGAACAGGCCCGAGGAGACCGAGGCGGCGTTCGCGGACGGCGAGTCCGCCGCGGCGGCCGACGGCGAGGCGGGCGGAGACGCCGGCGGCGATGACGGCCGCTGGTTCCGCACCGGCGACGTGGTCGAGTACCGCGACGACGAGTACATCGTGTTCAAGGAGCGCGCCAAGCAACTGCTCGTGCTGTCGACGGGGAAGAACGTCGCACCCGCGCCCATCGAAGACGCCTTCGCGTCGAGCCAGGTCGTCGAGCAGTGCATGGTGATGGGCGACGGCGAGAAGTTCGTCAGCGCCCTCCTCGTGCCGAACGTCGAGACGGTGCGACAGTGGGCCGACGAGGAGGGGGTCGACCTGCCCGACGACCGCGCCGCGCTCTGCCGGGACGACCGCGTCCGCGAGTTCGTGCAGGCGGAGGTCGACCGGGTCAACGAGCGGTTCGAACCCCACGAGCGGATCAAGCAGTTCCGGCTCGTTCCGGAGGAGTTCACCGAGGAAAACGGCCTGCTCACGCCGACGATGAAGAAGAAGCGCCGGAACATCCTCGACCGGTTCGGCGACGAGGTCGAGGCGATATACGCGGACTGACCCCGTCCGCGCCCGCTCCCGCGGGTTCATGTCGAGAAACCTAAATATGATTTATAAATTATGGTATATTCTTATGCGACAACATGTCATGGCGGGATGCTGAACGGGCGTACGACGACGCGGTGATCGAGATGACGACGCTGCCGCGGATGTTCGAGGACGCGGCGGCGAGACACGAGTCGCGACCGGCGCAGCGGTACAAGGGCGGCATCTACGACCGGTCGCTGGTCGGGACCGCGGTCGACCCGGCGCCGGACGGCGAGTACGCGTCGCTCACCTACGACGAGATGCGGGGGATCGTCCGGAACCTCGCGGCCGGGTTCCGCGCGCTCGGCGTGCGGGACGGCGACCGCGTCGGCCTGTTCGCGAACACGCGGATGGAGTGGGCGCAGTGCGACTTCGCCCTGCTCGCGGCCGGGGGCGTCGTGACGACGGTGTACAAGAGCTCGTCCCCCGAGCAGGTACGGTACCTGCTCGACGACCCGGGCGCGACCGGCGTCGTCGTCGAGAACCAGACGCTGCTGGAGCGCGTCCTCTCCGTCTCGGAGTTCCTCGACCTGCGGTTCATCATCGTACTTGACGAGATCGACGACGAGCACGCCGAGATGGAGGGCGTGTACACGCTCGCCGACGTGTACGAGCAGGGGGCGAAGCGCTTCGACGAGGCGGAGTACGAGTCGTGGATCGACGACCGGGACGTCGAGGACCTGGCGAGTCTGGTGTACACGAGCGGGACGACGGGCCAGCCGAAGGGCGTGAAGCTCACCCACCGCAACGTCCGGGCGAACGTCAACCAGCTGCGCAAGCGCTACGGCCCGCGCCCGGACAAGGGGTCCGACACGGCCGTCATCGACGAGGAGACCCAGACGGTGTCGTACCTGCCGCTGGCGCACATCTTCGAGCGGACGACCGGTCACTTCCTCCAGTTCGCCGGCGGCGCCTGCGTCGCGTACGCGGAGAGCCCCGACACCCTCAAGGAGGACTTCCAGACCATCAAACCGACCTCCGCGACGAGCGTGCCGCGGGTGTACGAGAAGATCTACGACGCGATCCGGGAGGAGGCAAGCGAGTCGGATTTCAAGAAGCGGGTGTTCGAGTGGGCGACCGACGTGAGCCGGGCGTACTACCGGGCGGACAAACCGGGCTACGGCCTGCGCACGAAGATGTGGCTGGCGGACAAGCTCGTGTTCAGCGACGTCAAGGAGGCGCTGGGCGGCAACGTGGAGTACCTCTCCAGCGGCGGCGGCACGCTGTCGGAGGAACTCTGTACGCTGTATCACGGCATGGGGCTGCCCATCTACGAGGGGTACGGACTCACGGAGGCCGCCCCGGTCGTCTCCTCGAACCCGTCCGAGGAGCCGAAGATCGGCACCATCGGCCCGACGCTTCCCGGCGTCGACGTGAAGATCGACAAGTCGATCGTCCCGGAGGGGCAGTTCGACGACACGCTCGGCGACGTCGGCGAACTGCTCGTGAAGGGGCCGAACGTGACGGAGGGATACTGGAACAAGCCCGAAGAAACCGAGGAAGCGTTCTACGAGGACGAGGACGGCCGGTGGTTCCGGACGGGCGACATCGTCCAGAAGCGACCGGACGACTACCTCGTCTTCCGGGAGCGAGCGAAGCAGATCCTCGTGCTGTCGACGGGGAAAAACGTCGCGCCGGCCCCCATCGAGGACGCGTTCGCCGCCAGCGACGTGATCCAGCAGGTGATGGTGCTCGGCGACGGCCGGAAGTTCATCGGCGCGCTCGTCGTCCCCGACTTCGAGACGCTCCGGGCCGCCGCGGAGGCCGAGGGCGTCGACGTCCCGTCGGACCCCCAGGCGATGTGCGACCACGAGCGCGTCCGCGAGGTCATCGAGCGCGAGGTCGGGGCGGTCAACGAGCGGTTCGAACCCCACGAGCAGATCAAGGAGTTCCGACTGGTCACCGAGGAGTTCACCGAGGAGAACGACCTGCTCACGCCGTCGATGAAGAAGAAGCGCCGGAACATCCTCGACCGGTACGACGACGAGGTCGCGGACATCTACGGCGACGACGCGGCCGCGGATCCGACCCCAGAGCCCGCGGAGTAGCGCGAACAGGAAGGAAGCGGTTTTCAACGACGGTTCCGTTGACCCTCTTGATGGCGGGTACCCAGCGCACGACTGTCGGGCTTCGGTCGGATCATCGTCTTCGCGGAGGGAGGGGACAGCCGTGAGCAGCAGCGTCCTCCTTCCGACGGTGGCCGTCATCGTCGCCGTCGGCGTCATCGCCCAGATACTCGCCGACCGATACAGGGTGCCGAGCGTCCTCTTTCTCATCACCGGCGGGATCGTGCTCGGCCCGGAGGTGCTCGGCCTCGTCACCAGCGGTCTGTTCGGCGGCGCGCTCTCGACTATCGTCGGGCTCGCCGTCGCCATCATCGTCTTCGAGGGCGCGTTTCACCTCAAGGTCGAGAAGCTGAAGGAGGCCCCCTCCGCGGCGTTCCGCCTCGTCACGATCGGGGCCGTGATCGCCTTCCTCGGCACCGCGGCGGCGGTGAAGTTCGCCATCTCGGGGGCGACGTGGGGGACCGCGCTGCTGGTCGGCGCCCTGCTCGTCGCCACTGGGCCGACGGTGATCACGCCGATCCTGAACGTCGTCCCCGTCCGGGACCGGGTCGCCGCCGCGATGGAGACCGAGGGGATCGTCAACGACGTCACCGCGGCCATCGCCGCGGTCGTCATCTTCGAGACGATGCGCCCGGGCCACGCCAACCCGTCCTCCGCGGCGCCCGAGTTCGCGTCGCGGCTCGGCATCGGCCTCCTCGTCGGCATCATCGTCGCGGCGGTGATCTGGTACGTGCTCCGCTACGTCGACCTCTCGCCGGGGAACGCGCCGCGCAACGCCCGCCTGCTCACGCTGGCGGGCGCGGTCGTCGCCTACGGCGCCGCCGACTACTTGCTGGCCGAGGCCGGCGTTGCCGCGGTCGCCACCGCGGGCCTCGTCCTCGGCAACGTCGACATCCCGTACGAGGACGACATCGAGGAGTTCAAGGGCGACGTGACGCTCATCGTCCTCTCGTTCGTCTTCATCGCCCTCGCGGCGCTGCTGCGGTTCGACGACCTCATCGCGCTCGGCGTCGGCGGCGTCGTCGTCGTCCTCTTCGTCGCGCTCGTCCTGCGCCCGTTTCTCGTGTTCCTCTCGACGACGGGCGACCGGTTCACGCGCGGCGAGAAGCTGTTCGTCAGCTTCGTCGGGCCGCGGGGCATCATCCCGGCCTCGGTCGCCACGCTGTTTGCGATCCAGTTGCAGAGCCAGGGCAACGCGGAGCAGGCGGGCATCCTCGTCGGCACCGTGTTCCTCGTCATCCTCACGACCGTCGTGTTCGAGGCGGGCCTCGCCCGACAGATAGCCGAATACTTAGACGTGATTCCAATGCGTGTACTCATCGTCGGAGGCGGAAAGGTGGGCCGATCGCTCGCCGAACGCCTCGAAGACCGCGGAGAGAACGTCGTCCTCATCGAGAACGACGAATCGATCGTCGAACGCGCCCGCAACGACGGCTTCACCGTCCACAAGGGCGACGGCACCGACACCGAGGTGCTGCGCTCGGCGGGCGCCGACAACGCCAAGATCGTCGCCGCCGCCACCGGGGACGACGACGCCAACCTGCTCGTCGCACAGCTCGCGAGCTCGAAGTTCGACGTCGAAACCGTGATCGCTCGCGCGAACAACCCGGACAACGTCGACGCCTTCGAGGACCTGGGCGTGCGCACCATCTCCGCCTCGATGGCGACGGCGTGGGCCATGGACAACGTCATCGAGCGGCCCGCGCTGTCGAACTGGATGACGGAACTGGGTCGGACCGGCGACGTCCAGGAGATCGAGGTGACCGCCGAGGACCTCGTCGGCACGACGATCGAGGAACTCGACGGGGAGCTTCCCAACGGCGTCCTCATCGCGCTCGTCGGCCGGGGCGGGGACAACCACGTCCCGGACGCCGACTTCACGCTCCAGCACGGCGACCACATCACCTTCCTCGGCCGGAAGGACGCCGTCCACGAGGCGCTCGCGCGCTGCCATCCGCACGACTGACGCCATCTCCGCCGCCTGACGGTCCCGTCGCCGCGGCCGCTCAGGAGCGCGGCTCGGCCATCGCCTCGTCGTCGGTCACTTCGAGAAAGGCGTCCTCCAGACTCCGGCTCTCGCCGGTCTCGGCCTTCCGTTTGAGGTCCTCGGGCGCGCCCTCGGCGACGAGGCGCCCCTCGTGGAGCACGCCGACGGTGTCCGCGAGCTCGTCGACCACCGGGAGGATGTGCGTCGAGAGGAAGACGGTCATCTCGCGCTCGGCGAGGTCGGCGATCGTGTCCCGCATGGTGCGGGCGGCCCGCGGGTCGAGCCCGCTGGTCGGCTCGTCGAGAAACGCCACGTCCGGCCGGTGGAGGACCGCCTGAATGACGCCGGCCTTCTGCCGCATCCCCTTCGAGTAGGCGCTGATGCGCTTGTCCGCGTCGTCGGTCAGGTCGAATCGCTCCAGCAGGGCGTCGATCCGCCGGCGGGCCTCGTCGCCGGGGATGTCGCGGAGGCCCGCGACGTACTCCAGTTGCTCGCGGCCGGTGAGCTCGTCGTACAGCGGCGGCTCCTCCGGCAGGTAGCCGATGTGCGGCGTGACGGCGTCGCGGTCGCGGACGTCGTGGCCGGCGACGCGGGCGGTCCCCGACGTGGGACGCGTCAGCGTCGTCAGGATGCGCATCGTCGTCGTCTTCCCGGCGCCGTTCGGACCGAGG containing:
- a CDS encoding DUF7282 domain-containing protein, with translation MATHRSTTRPASTRATDSDDEDDERENDEGGPIRTAVEVPDQTYGVRTTAVRVDRATYEEDFVVVVHDAEMNVVGASDRVPGGETFAGAVELDDPIDASQNVTVMIHRATDEGFGEFVTVENVVLLDDATVELDDSGRSGEGNDDGRRLPRRPTGGPRSGRRRARDDRRRGDGDR
- a CDS encoding AMP-dependent synthetase/ligase, coding for MTWREAEANYTDEVIEMTTLPRMFEDAAARNEHRPAQQYKGGVYDRSLAGTVVQAAPDGEFRALSYADVREIVRNLAAGFRDLGVAAGDRVGLYADTRMEWAQCDFALLAAGAAVTTVYKGSSESQVRYLLDDPDATAVVVEGEEQLDRVLAVEDDLDLEFVVTMDDVDSDREDVYGLAEVHERGATAFDPDEYESWLDERDVDDLASLIYTSGTTGQPKGVKLTHRNFRSNVNQIRRRYAPRPDRKGGPAIDEETKTVSFLPLAHVFERTAGHFLQFASGACIAYAESPDTLQEDFQAVGPTAATSVPRVYEKIYDAIREQASESDAKQRIFEWATEVGREYQRADSPGIALRAKKALADKLVFGKVKDALGGNVEFLISGGGSLSPDLCALYHGMGLPIYEGYGLTETSPVLAVNPPDEPKVGTIGPPVHGVEVRIDESVVPEGQFDEADGRVGELLVRGPNVTEGYWNRPEETEAAFADGESAAAADGEAGGDAGGDDGRWFRTGDVVEYRDDEYIVFKERAKQLLVLSTGKNVAPAPIEDAFASSQVVEQCMVMGDGEKFVSALLVPNVETVRQWADEEGVDLPDDRAALCRDDRVREFVQAEVDRVNERFEPHERIKQFRLVPEEFTEENGLLTPTMKKKRRNILDRFGDEVEAIYAD
- a CDS encoding AMP-dependent synthetase/ligase, with the protein product MSWRDAERAYDDAVIEMTTLPRMFEDAAARHESRPAQRYKGGIYDRSLVGTAVDPAPDGEYASLTYDEMRGIVRNLAAGFRALGVRDGDRVGLFANTRMEWAQCDFALLAAGGVVTTVYKSSSPEQVRYLLDDPGATGVVVENQTLLERVLSVSEFLDLRFIIVLDEIDDEHAEMEGVYTLADVYEQGAKRFDEAEYESWIDDRDVEDLASLVYTSGTTGQPKGVKLTHRNVRANVNQLRKRYGPRPDKGSDTAVIDEETQTVSYLPLAHIFERTTGHFLQFAGGACVAYAESPDTLKEDFQTIKPTSATSVPRVYEKIYDAIREEASESDFKKRVFEWATDVSRAYYRADKPGYGLRTKMWLADKLVFSDVKEALGGNVEYLSSGGGTLSEELCTLYHGMGLPIYEGYGLTEAAPVVSSNPSEEPKIGTIGPTLPGVDVKIDKSIVPEGQFDDTLGDVGELLVKGPNVTEGYWNKPEETEEAFYEDEDGRWFRTGDIVQKRPDDYLVFRERAKQILVLSTGKNVAPAPIEDAFAASDVIQQVMVLGDGRKFIGALVVPDFETLRAAAEAEGVDVPSDPQAMCDHERVREVIEREVGAVNERFEPHEQIKEFRLVTEEFTEENDLLTPSMKKKRRNILDRYDDEVADIYGDDAAADPTPEPAE
- a CDS encoding cation:proton antiporter domain-containing protein, with the translated sequence MSSSVLLPTVAVIVAVGVIAQILADRYRVPSVLFLITGGIVLGPEVLGLVTSGLFGGALSTIVGLAVAIIVFEGAFHLKVEKLKEAPSAAFRLVTIGAVIAFLGTAAAVKFAISGATWGTALLVGALLVATGPTVITPILNVVPVRDRVAAAMETEGIVNDVTAAIAAVVIFETMRPGHANPSSAAPEFASRLGIGLLVGIIVAAVIWYVLRYVDLSPGNAPRNARLLTLAGAVVAYGAADYLLAEAGVAAVATAGLVLGNVDIPYEDDIEEFKGDVTLIVLSFVFIALAALLRFDDLIALGVGGVVVVLFVALVLRPFLVFLSTTGDRFTRGEKLFVSFVGPRGIIPASVATLFAIQLQSQGNAEQAGILVGTVFLVILTTVVFEAGLARQIAEYLDVIPMRVLIVGGGKVGRSLAERLEDRGENVVLIENDESIVERARNDGFTVHKGDGTDTEVLRSAGADNAKIVAAATGDDDANLLVAQLASSKFDVETVIARANNPDNVDAFEDLGVRTISASMATAWAMDNVIERPALSNWMTELGRTGDVQEIEVTAEDLVGTTIEELDGELPNGVLIALVGRGGDNHVPDADFTLQHGDHITFLGRKDAVHEALARCHPHD
- a CDS encoding ABC transporter ATP-binding protein — encoded protein: MSDGPAIHAESLSKRFDDTLAVDDLSLSIEPGTVYGFLGPNGAGKTTTMRILTTLTRPTSGTARVAGHDVRDRDAVTPHIGYLPEEPPLYDELTGREQLEYVAGLRDIPGDEARRRIDALLERFDLTDDADKRISAYSKGMRQKAGVIQAVLHRPDVAFLDEPTSGLDPRAARTMRDTIADLAEREMTVFLSTHILPVVDELADTVGVLHEGRLVAEGAPEDLKRKAETGESRSLEDAFLEVTDDEAMAEPRS